The region TTACTACGCGAACCCGATGCCAATCAGGATACCAAAGAATCTGGAACCTCTACCGCCTCTGCTCATGGAAAACCAAATGAATTTGCTCTACTTCCATCATTTCATCAATCACATAGCTCGCATGTTGGTACCTCATGACTGCGAAAGGAACCCGTTCCGACAAATTTTGCCAGGAAGTAGGTATATTGGAAGATCAGTATGACCAAAAGCTAATTCCGATAGTGGCTGTCCAAGACGAGAGCATCATGAACCTCATTCTGGCCTTTGGTGCTTCACACCGCGCACGTATGCTACATTATCCTGCACCGTCAAACCGTATCGCTGTCTGGGTACAAGATGTTTTTCCCAAACTGCGCCGATCATTGAATGAGAATCCTCATGATATTCCTGACAGTACTCTCGCTGCTATTGTAATGATGGCTAGCGTGGAGATTGTATGTTCGGGTACATTCGAAGTGCCTGTTTCTTGGCGAAGTCACCTTACCATGGCACGTCAGATGATCATCCAACGTGGCGGACCGAAGAGCATGACGGGAATGGGCCGTCATGATCGTGTCGCTTACTTTGTGTCTAGGTGGTTTGCGTATCTGGATGTCATTGGCTCTCTCAGTGGAAACAAGAACGGTACACCACTCGCATCTTTTTATTGGTCCAACGAAAACACAGCTACAGACGAAGACTTTGAAATTGACTGCTTGATGGGTTTCACCACTCGATGTATCGGTAGTCTGGCCCGTATCTCGGAGTTGGCCAAGCGTTGCGAGCCGCAGCGTATAGATGAGGAAGGTAATGTACGTGAAGGCTGGGTACCCGGGCCTGAAATCGTAGAGGAAGCTGTAAGAATTCGTCGCGCACTTGAAGAAGGTTTGCTGGATCGGAACATCAGGAAAGGCTGTAATCACCGTTCAAGTACGTCATCGGAATCTGAAGGTGTATGGGATGCCAGTGAAATATACGCGACAAATGAACTATTTCACTGGGCTGGACTGATTCACCTGTATCGCCGCATACTTGGCAAACCAGCCATGGACGCCGAAGTACAAAACGCAGTGCGGGAGATTGTAGGACTATTGTACAAGATCCGGAGGGGCAGTACGGCAGAAGCATGTCTGATATTTCCAATGTTTGCTGCTGGCTGCGATGCGCAAGACGAGGGGCAGAGAGAGAAGATCCTGGACCGGCTGAAAGGCGTGGAGGGATTTGGACTCAACCACGTACGTATATAGGCGGTTCTCTGTGAGATTACCTCTGCTGACAATGATGTAGGTGCCGAAGATAAGCAACCTCATGAAGAGTGTCTGGGAGACTGGAAAGCCATGGGAGTCGCTTGTATCAGACGAGTTCTTTGGCTGAAGGAGGAGACTATGCACTGCAACATGAAATATCACTATCTCCGGACAGTGGTTGAGGAAACTAGGGTCACGCAGAGTACATGGTGGCATTGAGCATCAAGGCTTTGGCACCATTGCCACTTTCCGCAAACCACGAACTGGAATCGTTGGCGAGGATCTGAGATACGTATGAACAAGCCAAGTAATTCGAGAGGTTGGACCAGGCGCGAACCTGAGAGGGTGCCTCGAATACCCTTACGCGACCGAACAGACAGGACAGTGTTTGAGAATGGGATAGGCAAGGCTGGGGAAAGTCGAATGACACGAGTTTGAGAAGAGAGGAGGCCAAGGATGAGCGAAGGTGGTTACAACAGCTCCCTAAGCCACGTAGTAAAGTGTACCGCTAGGGGGGTATCATCTATCCGTCTTAAATATCAGTACGGCATACCTCACCAGGGCCACCATCCGCCCCTAGCCACGCGACTCGCTACTCTCGTCCCCTTACCCACACCATCTACACCCTCCCTGACCTCGCCGACGACGGCATCTATAGCCTGTTCTAATtcctccctctccctctccaTGGCCTCTGTCGCCTGGCCCCATTTCTGCTGTGCCATGTATCTCTGCTTCTCAATCGCTTGTCGCAGTTCCTCCTGTAAGTCGCGGATCTCGGCCTCTGTGTCGTGTGTCTCCTCAATCGTCTCGAGTTTGTACCACACGTAGTAGGCTAATTGGTATGTGAAGAGGGCGCCGAGGAAGCATTTCAAGATAGGCGAGCCGAATGTACCGTAGTATGCGCCCTAGTCGCTTTGTCAGTGTGCTATCGTTGGGGGGTTGTGGTAGGAGTGTGTATGGCTGGCGCAGAATTGGGGTATGACGTACTACGCGCGATGGTTCctttggtggtggaggcggaGAACTTGAATTTGGGTTTGGTGGCAAGCTGGGCGGGTGTGGTGAAGCAGTTTCAGCTGCGTAAGTTCGCGATAAATGGTGCACCCTCACTCTTGTCGGTATCGCTCGTCGGCTCCAGAGCGAGCGTGTTGCTCTGATGTGGTTCATGACGGCGATTCTCCCGTGTCGCACAGCCAGCTATGGTGGCGCTCCCCGCTTCCCGGTGTTCGAAGGTTGGAATTTGCAGTCGTCGTCGTCAGAGCAGAGGATCACAATGGTTGTTGTAAGCAAACGTGGTTGTATGCGCCTACACAAACCGTGGGCTAAAAGCGCAGCAAGTCAAAATATCCGCCTGCACCAGCATGCATGTCACAAGCAGTAAGGGTAAACCTCCGCTCCATCTCCGCAAACCCACCCCTTAGCGCCACGGTCCGTGCACAGCACTTTGCCAAAGGAACACCTTGCACAACCCGCCGAGGCCTGGCCCTCTCCTTACTGCTATTACTCGGATAGACCAACACACACCACTCAAAGCACGTAGTCGCGCCCCAGTCCCAATTGCACCACCCACTCTGCAATACTCACTCCTACCCCAAGACACGGAACACAAGCTGTAAACTTGCACAATGGTACGATTGGCATACCTCGGGGCGACAAGGCGGCCCGCCTCCCCCGTCTTGACCACGCTTTCGCAGGTGAACTAACGAGCATGCTCGCAGGCGCAAACACCACAGCAGCGACAGGCGAACATGCGGTTTGCCAAGGCGcaggagaagaagatgggCAAGCCAGAGTCAACGGCGGTTCCAGTAAAGAAGAGGGAACCACAGAAGTCGCCTATCAGCAAGGGCTGGATCAGTAGGTTGCGCCTTTCGGCAGTCATACAAGCTAAACACGGCTAATGTTTATCTGTAGTTGTCCTTTCCTTTATACTGTGCGGTGGTCTACTCTTCGAGCTGCTCAAGCTCTTCTTCTAGGCAT is a window of Pyrenophora tritici-repentis strain M4 chromosome 2, whole genome shotgun sequence DNA encoding:
- a CDS encoding C6 zinc finger domain containing protein, with amino-acid sequence MHSTPPGTINAGFMSENPYFQEGHGLQMSAPYAQAQFQSALDSHSHVASTTGGLDPNFTSVNATTLPPQGSADFISMRQQNGFSSESPETRFADSQSPYAGSPDYSVLQAAHTSHDSELSPADLRRVSVKSLINDMPGPEPHQYSPEADHGRQYPIADSTWTTYGYDLGLPDLDTPRNNDSSAIALFSPPNNAMELDDTPYGMADAREKDTALRGGGYYANPMPIRIPKNLEPLPPLLMENQMNLLYFHHFINHIARMLVPHDCERNPFRQILPGMAVQDESIMNLILAFGASHRARMLHYPAPSNRIAVWVQDVFPKLRRSLNENPHDIPDSTLAAIVMMASVEIVCSGTFEVPVSWRSHLTMARQMIIQRGGPKSMTGMGRHDRVAYFVSRWFAYLDVIGSLSGNKNGTPLASFYWSNENTATDEDFEIDCLMGFTTRCIGSLARISELAKRCEPQRIDEEGNVREGWVPGPEIVEEAVRIRRALEEGLLDRNIRKGCNHRSSTSSESEGVWDASEIYATNELFHWAGLIHLYRRILGKPAMDAEVQNAVREIVGLLYKIRRGSTAEACLIFPMFAAGCDAQDEGQREKILDRLKGVEGFGLNHVPKISNLMKSVWETGKPWESLVSDEFFG